A genome region from Microbacterium sp. CGR2 includes the following:
- a CDS encoding PfkB family carbohydrate kinase, giving the protein MTVVIVGSINQDIVAQVERIPAPGETVLATTLLRTGGGKGANQAVAARRAGGARVAFVGAVGTDADGESLRSALIADEIDVSGLSQIDGPSGIALIAVDAAAENTIVVVPGANAAIPALTEMQSAVVAGASVLLTQLEIPISLVQEAAAARSATAWHLLNAAPSAPFIAAGAALLAAVDVLIVNEHEALDIAEVAEVDEAIDVLASRVGALVITLGQSGSLVICRGERAHVPAFAADAIDTTGAGDTFCGMFAATLAASGRTPDTADVTLLAGAARAGAAAAALAVTRQGAQAAVPAQTEVAALLERGDV; this is encoded by the coding sequence ATGACCGTCGTCATCGTCGGCAGCATCAATCAGGACATCGTCGCGCAAGTCGAGCGCATCCCCGCGCCGGGTGAGACCGTGCTCGCCACGACGCTGCTGCGCACCGGAGGAGGCAAGGGAGCGAATCAGGCCGTCGCCGCACGGCGGGCGGGTGGAGCGAGGGTCGCTTTCGTCGGTGCTGTCGGTACTGACGCCGACGGAGAATCACTCCGCTCCGCGCTCATCGCCGACGAGATCGACGTCTCCGGTCTCTCCCAGATCGACGGTCCCAGTGGCATCGCGCTGATCGCCGTGGATGCCGCCGCCGAGAACACCATCGTGGTCGTCCCGGGAGCGAATGCGGCGATTCCCGCACTCACCGAGATGCAGAGTGCGGTGGTCGCCGGCGCGAGCGTGCTTCTCACGCAACTCGAGATCCCGATCTCGCTCGTCCAGGAGGCAGCGGCGGCGCGATCGGCGACCGCGTGGCATCTGTTGAACGCAGCGCCGTCCGCGCCGTTCATCGCCGCCGGAGCCGCTCTCCTCGCCGCGGTGGACGTGCTGATCGTCAACGAGCACGAGGCGCTCGACATCGCCGAGGTCGCCGAGGTCGACGAGGCCATCGACGTCCTCGCATCCCGTGTGGGAGCACTCGTCATCACACTCGGACAGAGCGGGTCTCTCGTCATCTGCCGCGGCGAGCGCGCGCACGTTCCGGCGTTCGCGGCGGACGCCATCGACACGACGGGCGCCGGGGACACGTTCTGCGGCATGTTCGCCGCGACCCTCGCGGCATCCGGCCGCACTCCCGACACCGCCGACGTGACGCTTCTGGCCGGGGCCGCCCGCGCCGGCGCGGCTGCCGCTGCGCTCGCAGTCACACGACAGGGAGCGCAGGCGGCCGTGCCCGCGCAGACCGAGGTCGCGGCACTCCTCGAAAGGGGCGACGTATGA
- a CDS encoding carbohydrate ABC transporter permease, which translates to MTSKRPWWGTLLMYVALAAFLFFLGFPLLWLLSASFKSTSELNSLAVNLIPADWDFSNYTTALERQNLITAAGNSLLVSIATMVITVLLSMPMAYALARLKGRLRAAGTVWILTSQVFPSILIIIPLFLVLRSINLNDTLFGLILVYVTFTLPFTLWMLQGYVAAIPTELEEAGEMDGASRVTILRTIILPLLAPGLVATAMFTFVSAWNEFFLALVLLQSPELYTLPIALRSFLGAEGQTQLGPLAAGAILATIPSLIIFSILQKKLTGGMLAGAVKG; encoded by the coding sequence ATGACCTCGAAGCGCCCCTGGTGGGGGACGCTGCTGATGTACGTGGCGCTGGCCGCGTTCCTGTTCTTCCTCGGATTCCCCCTGCTCTGGCTGCTGTCCGCATCGTTCAAGTCGACCAGCGAACTGAATTCGCTCGCGGTGAACCTGATTCCCGCGGACTGGGACTTCAGCAACTACACCACGGCGCTCGAACGGCAGAACCTCATCACCGCAGCGGGGAACTCACTGCTCGTCTCGATCGCGACGATGGTGATCACGGTGCTGCTGTCGATGCCGATGGCCTATGCGCTCGCGCGGCTCAAGGGTCGGCTCCGTGCGGCCGGCACGGTCTGGATTCTCACCAGCCAGGTGTTTCCTTCGATCCTGATCATCATCCCGTTGTTCCTCGTCCTGCGCTCGATCAACCTGAACGACACCCTGTTCGGTCTGATCCTCGTCTACGTGACCTTCACCCTGCCGTTCACTCTGTGGATGCTGCAGGGCTATGTCGCCGCGATTCCGACGGAGTTGGAGGAGGCGGGCGAGATGGACGGCGCATCCCGCGTCACGATCTTGCGGACGATCATCCTTCCGCTGCTCGCGCCGGGACTCGTCGCCACCGCGATGTTCACGTTTGTGTCGGCATGGAACGAGTTCTTCCTCGCTCTGGTGCTGCTGCAGAGCCCCGAGCTGTACACCCTTCCGATCGCACTGCGGTCCTTCCTGGGCGCCGAAGGCCAGACCCAGCTCGGGCCGCTGGCAGCCGGAGCGATCCTCGCGACGATCCCGTCGCTCATCATCTTCAGCATTCTGCAGAAGAAGCTCACCGGCGGCATGCTCGCCGGCGCAGTCAAGGGCTGA
- a CDS encoding CoA ester lyase: MNRSTIVAVYAPADRPERFEKALDAGADAVIVDLEDAVTASRKDDARAALVDFAAAWADRGQSAPSVQVRVNTIGSRWHDADVEAVADLPAEFGLRLPKTQSPEHVAGVRAGVPGRPVHALLESALSIERAFEIACSGVSSIATGEADLRAELGVPAGPGGEPGLAWSRSRIVNAAAAAALPAPLMAVYADVADLDGLEASCRAGRALGFGGRTAVHPRQIDTIRRAFTPDAAEIARAQSIIDRVRSAAADGTGAFVLEDGTFIDVAMVRAAERIVAAAGG, from the coding sequence ATGAACCGGTCGACCATCGTCGCCGTGTACGCGCCGGCCGACCGTCCCGAGCGTTTCGAGAAGGCGCTGGATGCCGGGGCGGATGCCGTCATCGTTGATCTCGAAGACGCGGTCACGGCATCGCGGAAGGATGATGCTCGCGCAGCGCTCGTGGATTTCGCCGCGGCGTGGGCGGACCGCGGGCAGAGCGCACCGAGCGTGCAGGTGCGTGTCAACACGATCGGTTCGCGGTGGCACGACGCCGACGTCGAAGCCGTTGCCGACCTCCCCGCCGAGTTCGGCCTCCGTCTGCCGAAGACGCAGTCGCCGGAGCATGTCGCCGGCGTCCGCGCGGGCGTCCCGGGCCGCCCCGTGCATGCTCTTCTCGAGTCGGCGCTGTCGATAGAGCGTGCGTTCGAGATCGCCTGTTCCGGTGTCTCTTCGATCGCGACGGGTGAAGCCGACCTGAGGGCGGAACTCGGCGTACCCGCCGGACCGGGCGGCGAACCGGGGCTGGCATGGTCGCGCAGCCGCATCGTGAACGCCGCGGCGGCCGCCGCACTTCCGGCCCCGCTGATGGCGGTGTATGCGGATGTCGCCGATCTCGATGGGCTGGAGGCAAGCTGCCGAGCAGGGCGGGCACTCGGGTTCGGAGGCCGCACGGCGGTGCATCCCCGTCAGATCGACACGATTCGCCGGGCATTCACTCCGGATGCGGCGGAGATCGCCCGGGCGCAGAGCATCATCGATCGCGTGCGCTCTGCTGCCGCGGACGGCACCGGGGCGTTCGTCCTCGAAGACGGCACGTTCATCGACGTCGCGATGGTGCGTGCGGCCGAACGGATCGTCGCCGCCGCCGGAGGGTGA
- a CDS encoding carbohydrate ABC transporter permease gives MSATATAKKDTSTNRREPKRIGHRARAQRREAIALVVPALLPIIIFSLIPLVSGVALGFTNATLKRNAEIEFIGFGNFIELLGDDRFWGSFGIGIVWAASVALLTLVCAIGLALLLNSDLRLKGLTRVLALIPWAMPPVVIAIVWRMIYNPNSGPLNGALEAVGIPGVNWLGDFSTALPAVIVVGVWAGIPQTTVLLLAGMQSISPEQHEAAAVDGAGALRRFWHITLPALRPVIIAVTALDFIWQFNSFGLIYVLTEGGPGGRTMIPPLFTYLEAFRNREIGYASAMGDVLVIAIMLILSLYLVNQFRQTKGARS, from the coding sequence ATGAGCGCCACCGCCACGGCGAAGAAAGACACGAGCACGAACCGTCGCGAGCCGAAGAGAATCGGCCACCGCGCTCGCGCACAGCGCCGTGAAGCGATCGCCCTCGTGGTGCCGGCGCTGCTGCCGATCATCATCTTCTCCCTCATCCCGCTCGTCAGCGGTGTGGCGCTCGGCTTCACCAACGCCACCCTCAAGCGCAACGCGGAGATCGAGTTCATCGGGTTCGGCAACTTCATCGAGCTGCTCGGCGACGATCGGTTCTGGGGCTCGTTCGGCATCGGCATCGTCTGGGCGGCATCGGTCGCCCTGCTGACACTCGTCTGTGCGATAGGGCTCGCGCTGCTGCTCAACAGCGACCTGCGTCTGAAAGGCCTGACACGCGTTCTGGCGCTGATCCCGTGGGCGATGCCCCCGGTGGTCATCGCGATCGTGTGGCGGATGATCTACAACCCGAACTCGGGCCCGCTCAACGGTGCGCTCGAAGCGGTCGGCATTCCCGGGGTCAACTGGCTCGGCGACTTCTCGACGGCACTTCCCGCTGTCATCGTCGTCGGCGTCTGGGCCGGAATCCCTCAGACCACGGTTCTGCTGCTGGCCGGAATGCAGTCCATCTCGCCGGAACAGCACGAGGCTGCTGCAGTCGACGGAGCCGGGGCGCTCCGCCGCTTCTGGCACATCACGCTGCCAGCGCTGAGGCCGGTCATCATCGCGGTCACGGCGCTCGACTTCATCTGGCAGTTCAACTCGTTCGGCCTCATCTACGTCCTCACCGAGGGCGGCCCGGGTGGGCGGACGATGATCCCCCCGCTGTTCACCTACCTCGAGGCGTTCCGCAACCGCGAGATCGGCTACGCCTCCGCGATGGGTGACGTGCTGGTGATCGCGATCATGCTGATCCTGTCGCTCTATCTCGTCAATCAGTTCCGCCAGACGAAGGGGGCACGCTCATGA
- a CDS encoding ABC transporter substrate-binding protein, whose protein sequence is MNSIRGIGAIAFAGVAVLALSGCTQGSANNGSGEGEGGAVTLQFQSLSDQPATQAAVKSIVDEWNADNADIQVEIIQAGWDGAFDKLITQFTGGTAPDIIHFEASSIVSFAADGYLADLTDLVDEDLKSDISEGIWESVTQEDQIIAYPSTLQSYMAFANADLLEAAGVEIPTGDTMTWDELQEIAKATTTGDTYGLGWGLASPTATVMSLALGFDGGFFSGEGADASIEVGENELAVPERIHEMAYTDKSIQPTSLTQSGSDVLASFYGGKVAMTVQGSFQATNIANDAPEGFNWVALPPLEGSEGAVQAANPQTYSVNVDSEYVEESAEFLNFFMSGDNLAQIAYADALIPSSESARTEVEKLAADNPAWTQVLASGEGLVGPPFLKVEKYTEWKDTIATPAFQQYLADQITSEELAAQLSDGWADIAG, encoded by the coding sequence ATGAACAGCATCCGAGGCATCGGCGCCATCGCTTTCGCGGGCGTCGCCGTCCTTGCCCTGAGCGGTTGTACGCAGGGCAGCGCGAACAACGGATCGGGCGAGGGCGAGGGCGGAGCAGTCACCCTCCAGTTCCAGTCGCTCTCCGACCAGCCGGCGACGCAGGCCGCCGTGAAGTCCATCGTCGACGAGTGGAACGCGGACAACGCCGACATCCAGGTCGAGATCATCCAGGCGGGATGGGACGGCGCGTTCGACAAGCTGATCACCCAGTTCACCGGCGGTACGGCACCCGACATCATCCACTTCGAGGCGAGCTCGATCGTCTCCTTCGCGGCAGACGGCTACCTCGCCGACCTGACGGACCTCGTCGACGAGGACCTCAAGTCGGACATCTCCGAGGGCATCTGGGAGTCCGTGACCCAGGAAGACCAGATCATCGCGTACCCCTCGACGCTGCAGTCGTACATGGCTTTCGCCAACGCGGACCTGCTCGAAGCAGCAGGTGTCGAGATCCCGACCGGCGACACGATGACGTGGGATGAGCTGCAGGAGATCGCCAAGGCGACCACCACGGGCGACACCTACGGACTGGGCTGGGGGCTCGCCTCGCCCACAGCGACCGTGATGAGCCTCGCGCTCGGCTTCGACGGCGGCTTCTTCTCCGGCGAGGGGGCTGACGCGTCGATCGAGGTGGGTGAGAACGAACTCGCAGTCCCGGAGCGCATCCACGAGATGGCCTACACCGACAAGTCGATCCAGCCCACGTCGCTCACCCAGTCCGGTTCCGACGTGCTCGCCTCGTTCTACGGTGGCAAGGTCGCGATGACGGTGCAGGGGTCCTTCCAGGCGACGAACATCGCGAACGACGCCCCCGAGGGATTCAACTGGGTCGCTCTCCCGCCGCTCGAAGGCTCGGAAGGCGCCGTTCAGGCCGCAAACCCGCAGACCTACTCGGTGAACGTCGATTCCGAGTACGTGGAGGAGTCCGCCGAGTTCCTCAACTTCTTCATGAGCGGCGACAACCTGGCGCAGATCGCCTACGCCGATGCACTGATCCCGTCTTCGGAGTCGGCTCGCACCGAGGTCGAGAAGCTCGCGGCGGACAACCCCGCCTGGACCCAGGTGCTGGCGTCCGGCGAAGGACTCGTCGGACCGCCGTTCCTCAAGGTGGAGAAGTACACCGAATGGAAGGACACGATCGCCACACCGGCCTTCCAGCAGTACCTGGCGGATCAGATCACCAGCGAGGAGCTGGCGGCGCAGCTGTCCGACGGCTGGGCAGACATCGCCGGCTGA
- a CDS encoding SUMF1/EgtB/PvdO family nonheme iron enzyme produces MSGGFDPLHPRELDLPTLVPLDVDVAEGDAALMLDDAKIFAAPADAADVPTWREQLTAWREGARQRHGAPVRYDEPASRWASRCFTVAQVWLWDELFFDFDAQRFTPHRFLADARERFGGLDGVVLWHAYPVIGIDDRNQWDFYDVPGLAEAASELRVAGVAVFLDYNPWDTGTRRAGADKDELAVTMRRLGADGVFLDTLKKADPELVAALDEARPGVGLEGESKLATERIADHTLSWAQWFADSETPGVLRARWFERRHMQHHIRRWHRDHAAELRSAWLNGVGIMVWEVVFGAWVGWNDRDAATLRRMLPVQRGFHRWLVDGEWTPLTVLDGPLVGSAFDLDGVTLLLLANTSDEEIVYRPSGAGWSALHAGDAAEAITVPAGGIAGAVRVADGVDTPDELVVVREALADEVVVRDASFPHRRAARLAAPRWDGPLAPTAPASDPAVVVPAGDHTLTVRFRMRETGMYDGAPYVDEWKPLPPRLHDQRTLERSVTLPRPVRVAVAEVSEAEYARFLEAIGEVAVSRDPERPATGVTFARAREYAAWAGGRLPTEDEWQLAAAQPGFVRRTPEVWNWTDSEHSDGRTRFVMLKGGSAHRSEGSDWYFDGGAKPADFTAKLLLPGLGQDASPSIGFRICREDTE; encoded by the coding sequence ATGAGCGGCGGTTTCGATCCCCTGCACCCGCGCGAACTGGACCTGCCGACGCTCGTCCCTCTCGACGTCGATGTGGCGGAGGGAGACGCGGCACTCATGCTCGACGATGCCAAGATCTTCGCCGCACCCGCCGACGCCGCCGACGTGCCCACCTGGCGGGAGCAGCTGACGGCCTGGCGCGAAGGAGCCCGTCAGCGGCATGGGGCGCCCGTGCGGTACGACGAGCCTGCGTCGCGCTGGGCGAGCCGGTGCTTCACGGTCGCGCAGGTCTGGCTGTGGGATGAGCTCTTCTTCGACTTCGACGCCCAGCGATTCACGCCGCACCGCTTCCTCGCCGACGCGCGCGAGCGCTTCGGCGGGCTCGACGGGGTGGTGCTCTGGCACGCCTACCCGGTGATCGGCATCGATGACCGCAACCAGTGGGACTTCTACGATGTGCCCGGCCTCGCCGAGGCCGCCTCGGAGCTGCGGGTCGCCGGGGTCGCGGTATTCCTCGACTACAACCCGTGGGACACGGGGACGCGGCGCGCCGGGGCCGACAAGGATGAACTCGCCGTGACGATGCGTCGGCTCGGGGCGGACGGCGTCTTTCTCGACACTCTCAAGAAAGCGGACCCCGAGCTGGTCGCCGCGCTCGACGAGGCGCGCCCCGGCGTCGGCCTCGAGGGTGAGTCCAAACTCGCCACCGAGCGCATCGCCGACCACACCCTCTCGTGGGCGCAGTGGTTCGCGGACTCGGAGACTCCGGGGGTTCTCCGGGCTCGCTGGTTCGAACGCCGCCACATGCAGCACCACATCCGCCGCTGGCATCGCGATCACGCAGCCGAACTCCGCTCCGCCTGGCTCAACGGCGTGGGCATCATGGTGTGGGAGGTGGTCTTCGGCGCCTGGGTCGGGTGGAACGATCGCGACGCGGCAACACTGCGACGCATGCTTCCGGTGCAGCGCGGATTCCATCGGTGGCTCGTCGACGGGGAGTGGACGCCGCTGACGGTTCTCGACGGACCTCTCGTCGGGTCGGCGTTCGACCTCGACGGAGTCACCCTTCTGCTGCTCGCCAACACCTCCGACGAAGAGATCGTGTACCGTCCGTCGGGCGCAGGATGGTCGGCTCTGCACGCGGGGGATGCGGCGGAGGCGATCACGGTGCCCGCGGGTGGGATCGCCGGAGCGGTCCGCGTCGCAGACGGGGTCGACACCCCGGACGAACTCGTTGTGGTGCGGGAGGCCCTCGCCGATGAGGTCGTCGTGCGGGATGCCTCATTCCCGCACCGCCGAGCCGCGCGTCTGGCCGCGCCGCGCTGGGACGGCCCTCTTGCGCCGACCGCCCCGGCATCCGATCCGGCGGTCGTCGTGCCCGCAGGCGATCACACGCTCACGGTGCGGTTCCGCATGCGGGAGACCGGGATGTATGACGGAGCGCCCTACGTCGATGAGTGGAAGCCGCTCCCTCCGCGCTTGCACGACCAGCGCACGCTGGAGCGCTCGGTGACACTTCCGAGGCCGGTGCGCGTCGCCGTCGCGGAGGTCAGCGAGGCGGAATACGCCCGATTCCTGGAGGCGATCGGGGAGGTCGCGGTCTCTCGTGACCCGGAACGGCCGGCCACCGGCGTGACCTTCGCTCGTGCGCGTGAGTACGCCGCCTGGGCGGGAGGCCGACTGCCGACCGAAGACGAGTGGCAACTCGCCGCCGCGCAGCCAGGCTTCGTCCGGCGCACCCCCGAGGTCTGGAACTGGACCGACTCAGAGCATTCGGACGGGCGTACGCGATTCGTCATGCTCAAGGGAGGCAGTGCACACCGGAGCGAGGGGTCCGACTGGTACTTCGACGGAGGGGCGAAGCCCGCAGACTTCACGGCCAAGCTGCTTCTTCCCGGGCTCGGCCAGGATGCCTCCCCGTCGATCGGATTTCGGATCTGCCGGGAGGACACCGAATGA
- a CDS encoding ADP-ribosylglycohydrolase family protein, which produces MRLTWAQPEDLVPAEFAALREQGVAEDALAAIEREWADAGGPTVLAPSGASATPVSAEVRALARLVLDELARLQTPSAEEPDDWDEIVALLPTVEAAPTRAAFDRVHGAWLGRAAGCLLGKPVEKIPREGIEEIARATGNWPIERYFTAVALPSDIAERWPWNRRSAPTSLRENIDGMPEDDDLNFPILALDLLETHGDDLTTDDVAQAWLAALPAGRVFTAERAAYRNILDARPVPETATHLNPFREWIGAMIRADVHGWAHPGDARAAAASAWTDARLSHTRNGIYGEMWAAALCSASIVVTSIDEVLDAADGVVPPASRLASAVRLGRDLGRSLAEGALTADAALDRLHTEFAGMHWVHTLNNAALTACALQAHGDDFGSAIALAVAGGWDTDSVGATVGSVVGGLLGADGIDETWTSPLRDRIATSMPGGPERSIRELAERTLRLSTATP; this is translated from the coding sequence ATGAGGCTGACATGGGCGCAGCCGGAGGATCTGGTCCCCGCCGAATTCGCGGCGCTGCGGGAGCAGGGCGTCGCGGAGGACGCGCTCGCCGCAATCGAGCGGGAGTGGGCGGATGCCGGAGGACCGACGGTACTCGCGCCATCCGGGGCGAGTGCCACACCGGTCTCGGCAGAGGTTCGAGCGCTCGCGCGACTCGTCCTCGACGAACTGGCGAGGCTGCAGACGCCGAGCGCCGAAGAACCGGACGACTGGGATGAGATCGTCGCTCTCCTTCCGACGGTGGAGGCCGCTCCGACGCGTGCCGCGTTCGACCGCGTCCACGGTGCCTGGCTCGGACGTGCTGCCGGATGTCTTCTGGGCAAGCCCGTCGAGAAGATTCCGCGAGAGGGCATCGAGGAGATAGCCCGCGCCACGGGGAACTGGCCGATCGAGCGGTACTTCACCGCTGTCGCGCTGCCGTCCGACATCGCGGAGCGCTGGCCGTGGAATCGCCGTTCGGCGCCGACCTCGCTGCGGGAGAACATCGACGGGATGCCGGAGGACGACGACCTCAACTTCCCGATACTCGCGCTCGACCTGCTCGAGACCCACGGCGACGACTTGACCACCGATGACGTCGCTCAGGCCTGGCTCGCCGCGCTGCCGGCGGGAAGAGTGTTCACCGCCGAACGTGCGGCGTACCGGAACATCCTCGACGCCCGGCCCGTGCCCGAGACGGCCACCCATCTGAACCCGTTCCGCGAGTGGATCGGTGCGATGATCCGTGCCGATGTGCACGGATGGGCGCACCCCGGCGATGCCCGCGCTGCCGCGGCCTCGGCATGGACCGACGCCCGGCTCAGCCATACGCGCAACGGAATCTACGGCGAGATGTGGGCTGCCGCGCTCTGCTCGGCATCGATCGTCGTGACCTCGATCGACGAGGTGCTGGATGCGGCCGACGGTGTCGTGCCGCCGGCATCCCGTCTCGCCTCCGCTGTTCGGCTCGGACGCGATCTCGGACGGTCGCTGGCCGAGGGCGCGCTCACAGCCGACGCTGCGCTCGATCGACTGCACACGGAGTTCGCCGGCATGCACTGGGTGCACACGCTCAACAACGCCGCTCTGACCGCGTGCGCGCTGCAGGCCCACGGCGACGACTTCGGATCCGCGATCGCTCTCGCCGTCGCCGGCGGGTGGGACACCGACTCCGTCGGAGCGACGGTCGGTTCGGTCGTCGGCGGGCTCCTCGGGGCGGACGGGATCGACGAGACATGGACATCGCCGCTGCGGGACCGCATCGCGACGTCGATGCCCGGCGGACCGGAGCGATCCATCCGTGAGCTCGCAGAGCGCACGCTGCGACTGTCGACGGCGACGCCATGA
- a CDS encoding ADP-ribosylglycohydrolase family protein translates to MFVLQDRVAGVLAGAAVGDALGGATEGWTPEQIEERHGGRVEGIVGPFLADWKTARPIAPYHKGDGHVTDDTLMTHALVEVYAKRRRHLDAYDVAGDLVPLMIGERRWIPELEDDALILQRVFLAEKWIVAKLHYGHADPREAGVGNIVNCGATMYMAPVGLVHIGDPRGGYAEAIDIAGAHQSSYGREAAGVFAAAVAASAAPGATVADVRTAVLDVAHDGTAAAIRAVFDAVDAYTASGGSDDPRDLARVVRAAVAPFDTVGEQYRAPAMDARLPSRTKSIEELPAALGFVVARDGDLRAAVLDAVNYGRDSDSIATMAGAICGGLHGADAVPKEWVTGVTTASRLDLDGVVAAMTEVVEDIARADADRASRRAATLAGLLGQGDAG, encoded by the coding sequence ATGTTCGTGTTGCAGGACCGAGTGGCCGGAGTGCTCGCAGGCGCCGCAGTAGGAGACGCGTTGGGAGGGGCGACCGAGGGGTGGACACCCGAGCAGATCGAGGAACGCCACGGCGGTCGCGTCGAGGGCATCGTCGGTCCGTTCCTCGCGGACTGGAAGACCGCTCGCCCGATCGCGCCGTACCACAAGGGCGACGGCCACGTCACGGACGACACCCTGATGACGCACGCGCTCGTCGAGGTGTACGCGAAGCGCCGGCGCCATCTCGACGCCTACGACGTCGCCGGCGATCTCGTCCCGCTCATGATCGGCGAACGGCGCTGGATCCCCGAACTGGAAGACGACGCGCTGATCCTGCAGCGCGTCTTCCTGGCGGAGAAGTGGATCGTGGCGAAGCTGCACTACGGACACGCTGACCCCCGCGAGGCAGGGGTCGGCAACATCGTCAACTGCGGAGCCACGATGTACATGGCGCCCGTCGGTCTCGTGCACATCGGCGATCCCCGCGGAGGGTACGCCGAGGCGATCGACATCGCCGGCGCCCACCAGTCGTCGTACGGGCGGGAGGCGGCCGGCGTCTTCGCGGCAGCTGTGGCGGCATCCGCTGCCCCCGGTGCCACCGTCGCCGACGTGCGCACCGCTGTGCTCGACGTCGCACATGACGGCACTGCGGCGGCGATCCGCGCGGTCTTCGATGCGGTCGACGCCTACACCGCGAGCGGCGGATCGGACGATCCCCGCGACCTTGCTCGTGTCGTCCGCGCCGCCGTCGCCCCCTTCGACACGGTGGGGGAGCAGTACCGGGCGCCGGCCATGGATGCGCGTCTGCCCTCGCGCACGAAATCCATTGAAGAGCTTCCTGCTGCGCTCGGCTTCGTCGTGGCTCGAGACGGCGATCTGCGTGCCGCGGTTCTCGACGCCGTCAACTACGGCAGAGATTCCGACTCGATCGCGACGATGGCCGGCGCGATCTGCGGTGGTCTGCACGGTGCCGATGCTGTGCCGAAGGAATGGGTGACGGGCGTCACCACGGCCAGTCGACTCGACCTCGACGGGGTCGTCGCCGCGATGACCGAGGTCGTCGAGGACATCGCTCGCGCTGACGCCGACCGGGCTTCTCGGCGTGCGGCCACCCTCGCCGGCTTGCTCGGCCAGGGGGACGCCGGATGA
- a CDS encoding CaiB/BaiF CoA-transferase family protein — protein MSALEGLRVVDASTLFAGPMAAMHLGDMGAEVVKVEHPRRPDPARGHGPSKDGQNLWWKTLGRNKRTVAVDLHTEGGRDAFLRLARTADVVIENFRPGTLERWGLDYAALSEENPGLILARVTGFGQIGPYRRRPGFGTLAEAMSGFASSTGEPDRPPTLPPFGLADGVASLATAYAIMVALHSRDRDGKGQEVDVAIIEPILAMLGPQITRWDQLGTVQPRTGNRSVNNAPRNAYRTADGSWVAVSTSAQSIAERVVTLVGRPELADQAWFATGAGRAEHADLLDDAVGGWISRHSREEVVDAFEKAEAAVAPIYDASDIVADPQFNALGTIHRIHDEDLGDMAMQGPLFRLSRDDATIAFTGRAHGADTDAVLGELGYSAAELTALREEGSIG, from the coding sequence ATGAGCGCGCTCGAGGGACTGCGGGTGGTGGACGCGTCGACGTTGTTCGCCGGGCCCATGGCTGCGATGCATCTGGGGGACATGGGTGCCGAGGTCGTCAAGGTGGAGCATCCGCGTCGGCCGGATCCTGCGCGCGGGCACGGTCCGAGCAAGGACGGTCAGAATCTCTGGTGGAAGACGCTGGGGCGCAACAAGCGCACGGTGGCTGTCGACCTCCACACGGAGGGCGGGCGCGACGCGTTTCTCCGTCTTGCCCGTACGGCGGATGTCGTGATCGAGAACTTCCGGCCAGGGACCCTCGAGCGCTGGGGGTTGGACTACGCCGCCTTGTCGGAGGAGAATCCGGGGTTGATTCTCGCGCGGGTGACCGGATTCGGGCAGATCGGGCCGTACCGGCGTCGGCCGGGTTTCGGCACCCTTGCGGAGGCGATGAGCGGATTCGCGTCGTCGACGGGCGAACCTGATCGGCCGCCGACTCTCCCGCCGTTCGGGCTCGCAGACGGCGTCGCCTCACTCGCGACGGCGTACGCGATCATGGTCGCGCTGCATTCACGCGACCGGGACGGCAAGGGCCAGGAGGTGGATGTCGCGATCATCGAGCCGATCCTCGCAATGCTGGGCCCGCAGATCACTCGCTGGGATCAGCTCGGAACGGTGCAGCCTCGGACGGGCAATCGCTCGGTGAACAACGCTCCTCGCAATGCGTACCGGACAGCGGACGGCTCCTGGGTCGCCGTGTCGACGAGCGCGCAGTCCATCGCCGAGCGCGTCGTGACCCTCGTCGGCAGGCCGGAGCTCGCTGACCAGGCCTGGTTCGCCACGGGGGCAGGTCGAGCCGAGCACGCGGATCTCCTCGATGACGCCGTCGGCGGCTGGATCAGTCGGCACTCCCGCGAGGAGGTCGTCGATGCGTTCGAGAAGGCCGAGGCTGCGGTCGCGCCGATCTACGATGCGTCCGACATCGTCGCGGACCCGCAGTTCAACGCACTCGGCACCATCCACCGGATCCACGATGAAGATCTCGGCGACATGGCCATGCAAGGACCGCTGTTCCGATTGTCGCGCGATGATGCGACGATCGCTTTCACCGGGCGGGCGCACGGTGCCGACACCGATGCGGTCCTCGGTGAACTGGGCTACTCGGCGGCGGAACTCACCGCGCTGCGCGAAGAGGGGAGTATCGGATGA